The proteins below come from a single Xyrauchen texanus isolate HMW12.3.18 chromosome 3, RBS_HiC_50CHRs, whole genome shotgun sequence genomic window:
- the LOC127629171 gene encoding PR domain zinc finger protein 12-like, producing the protein MGSVLPADALVLKAGFKQQALALSDIITSDILHSFLYGRWRNVLGEHLFEEKTPIVSPKTAFTAEVLAQSFSGEVQKLSSLVLPSEVIIAQSSIPGEGLGIFSKTWIKAGTEMGPFTGRVISPEHVDLFKNNSLMWEVFNEDGTVRYFIDASQEDHRSWMTYIKCARNEQEQNLEVVQIGSSIFYKAVETIPPDQELLVWYGNSHNTFLGIPGVPGIEEETQKKSKNDEFHLCETSSNPSLSTASRMRCVICHRGFNSRSNLRSHMRIHTLDKPFVCRFCNRRFSQSSTLRNHVRLHTGERPYKCHVCQSAYSQLAGLRAHQKSARHRPSSTGSAVGLQVHSPPPQLAQVPHPASLVHHIPTIVL; encoded by the exons ATGGGTTCAGTGCTACCTGCAGATGCTTTGGTTCTGAAGGCTGGATTTAAGCAGCAGGCTCTGGCCCTGTCCGACATCATCACATCGGACATCCTGCACAGTTTCTTGTACGGCCGCTGGAGGAACGTGCTCGGGGAACACCTGTTCGAGGAGAAGACCCCCATTGTCAGCCCCAAAACAGCGTTCACCGCCGAGGTCCTGGCGCAGTCATTCTCAGGAG AGGTCCAGAAGCTCTCCAGTTTAGTGTTGCCAAGTGAAGTCATCATTGCGCAGAGCTCAATCCCGGGAGAAGGTCTTGGCATCTTCTCCAAAACCTGGATAAAAGCCGGCACCGAGATGGGTCCCTTCACTGGCAGGGTCATTTCTCCCGAACACGTCGATCTCTTCAAGAATAACAGTCTCATGTGGGAG GTTTTCAATGAAGATGGCACGGTGCGCTACTTCATCGATGCCAGTCAAGAGGATCATCGCAGCTGGATGACATACATCAAATGCGCGCGAAATGAGCAAGAACAGAATCTGGAGGTGGTGCAGATTGGAAGCAGCATATTTTACAAAGCAGTAGAG ACAATACCTCCAGATCAAGAGCTGCTTGTGTGGTATGGGAATTCCCACAACACTTTCCTTGGTATCCCAGGAGTCCCTGGCATAGAGGAAGAAACGCAGAAGAAGAGTAAAAATG ATGAATTCCACCTGTGTGAAACCTCCTCCAACCCCTCCCTCTCCACTGCCAGTCGCATGCGCTGCGTCATCTGCCACCGTGGGTTCAACTCCCGCAGTAACCTGCGCTCCCACATGCgtatccacacactggacaagccCTTCGTCTGCCGTTTCTGCAACCGCCGCTTCAGTCAGTCCTCCACCCTTCGCAACCACGTACGCCTGCACACGGGTGAACGCCCCTACAAATGTCACGTCTGCCAGAGTGCATACTCACAGTTGGCAGGGCTGCGGGCGCACCAGAAGAGTGCCAGGCACCGGCCATCTAGTACGGGGTCTGCTGTAGGGCTGCAGGTCCATTCACCCCCTCCTCAGCTGGCACAGGTCCCTCACCCGGCCTCTCTGGTGCATCACATACCCACCATAGTGCTATGA